The Salmonella enterica subsp. houtenae serovar Houten genome has a segment encoding these proteins:
- the typA gene encoding GTP-binding protein, which translates to MIENLRNIAIIAHVDHGKTTLVDKLLQQSGTFDARAETQERVMDSNDLEKERGITILAKNTAIKWNDYRINIVDTPGHADFGGEVERVMSMVDSVLLVVDAFDGPMPQTRFVTKKAFAHGLKPIVVINKVDRPGARPDWVVDQVFDLFVNLDATDEQLDFPIIYASALNGIAGLDHEDMAEDMTPLYQAIVDHVPAPDVDLDGPLQMQISQLDYNNYVGVIGIGRIKRGKVKPNQQVTIIDSEGKTRNAKVGKVLTHLGLERIDSDIAEAGDIIAITGLGELNISDTICDPQNVEALPALSVDEPTVSMFFCVNTSPFCGKEGKFVTSRQILDRLNKELVHNVALRVEETEDADAFRVSGRGELHLSVLIENMRREGFELAVSRPKVIFREIDGRKQEPYENVTLDVEEQHQGSVMQALGERKGDLKNMNPDGKGRVRLDYVIPSRGLIGFRSEFMTMTSGTGLLYSTFSHYDDIRPGEVGQRQNGVLISNGQGKAVAFALFGLQDRGKLFLGHGAEVYEGQIIGIHSRSNDLTVNCLTGKKLTNMRASGTDEAVILVPPIKMSLEQALEFIDDDELVEVTPTSIRIRKRHLTENDRRRANRGPKEE; encoded by the coding sequence GTGATCGAAAATTTGCGTAACATCGCCATCATCGCGCACGTTGACCATGGTAAAACTACCCTGGTTGATAAGCTGCTCCAGCAATCCGGTACGTTCGACGCGCGTGCCGAAACTCAAGAGCGAGTGATGGACTCCAACGATTTGGAGAAAGAGCGTGGTATTACTATCCTCGCTAAAAACACCGCTATTAAATGGAATGATTACCGTATCAACATCGTTGATACTCCCGGGCACGCTGACTTCGGTGGTGAAGTAGAGCGCGTCATGTCCATGGTTGACTCTGTGCTGCTGGTGGTTGACGCATTTGACGGCCCGATGCCGCAAACGCGCTTCGTGACCAAAAAAGCCTTTGCTCATGGCCTGAAACCAATTGTGGTTATCAACAAAGTTGACCGCCCTGGCGCACGCCCTGACTGGGTTGTCGACCAGGTCTTCGACCTGTTCGTTAACCTCGACGCGACCGACGAACAGTTGGACTTCCCGATCATCTACGCTTCGGCGCTGAATGGTATCGCGGGTCTGGACCACGAAGATATGGCGGAAGACATGACCCCGCTGTATCAGGCGATCGTTGATCATGTTCCGGCGCCGGACGTTGACCTCGATGGTCCGTTGCAGATGCAGATCTCCCAACTGGACTACAACAACTACGTTGGCGTTATCGGCATTGGCCGCATCAAACGCGGCAAAGTGAAGCCGAACCAGCAGGTCACTATCATCGATAGTGAAGGGAAAACCCGTAACGCGAAAGTGGGTAAGGTGCTGACGCATCTGGGTCTGGAGCGTATCGACAGCGATATCGCCGAAGCGGGCGATATCATTGCGATCACCGGTCTTGGCGAGCTGAACATTTCCGACACTATCTGCGACCCGCAGAACGTTGAAGCGCTACCGGCGCTGTCCGTTGACGAGCCGACCGTGTCTATGTTCTTCTGCGTTAACACCTCGCCGTTCTGCGGTAAAGAAGGTAAGTTTGTGACTTCTCGTCAGATTCTTGACCGTCTGAACAAAGAGCTGGTGCATAACGTGGCGCTGCGCGTTGAAGAAACCGAAGATGCGGATGCGTTCCGTGTATCCGGTCGTGGCGAACTGCACCTGTCCGTGCTGATTGAAAATATGCGTCGTGAAGGTTTCGAACTGGCGGTTTCCCGTCCGAAAGTTATCTTCCGTGAAATCGACGGCCGTAAACAAGAGCCGTACGAAAACGTGACGCTGGACGTCGAAGAGCAGCACCAGGGGTCTGTCATGCAGGCGCTGGGCGAGCGTAAAGGCGACCTGAAAAACATGAATCCGGACGGTAAAGGCCGCGTGCGTCTCGACTACGTGATCCCAAGCCGCGGGCTGATTGGCTTCCGTTCAGAATTCATGACCATGACTTCCGGTACTGGTCTGCTGTACTCCACCTTCAGCCATTACGACGATATTCGTCCGGGTGAAGTGGGTCAGCGTCAGAACGGCGTACTGATCTCCAACGGTCAGGGTAAAGCGGTTGCGTTTGCGCTGTTCGGTTTGCAGGATCGCGGTAAGCTGTTCCTGGGTCACGGCGCGGAAGTTTACGAAGGCCAGATTATCGGTATTCACAGTCGTTCTAACGACCTGACGGTAAACTGCCTGACCGGTAAGAAACTGACCAACATGCGTGCGTCCGGTACGGATGAAGCGGTGATTCTGGTTCCGCCAATTAAAATGAGCCTTGAGCAAGCGCTGGAGTTCATTGATGACGACGAACTGGTAGAAGTCACCCCAACCTCTATCCGTATCCGTAAACGTCACCTGACGGAAAACGATCGCCGCCGTGCGAACCGTGGTCCGAAAGAAGAGTAA
- the glnA gene encoding glutamine synthetase — MSAEHVLTMLNEHEVKFVDLRFTDTKGKEQHVTIPAHQVNAEFFEEGKMFDGSSIGGWKGINESDMVLMPDASTAVIDPFFADSTLIIRCDILEPGTLQGYDRDPRSIAKRAEDYLRATGIADTVLFGPEPEFFLFDDIRFGASISGSHVAIDDIEGAWNSSTKYEGGNKGHRPGVKGGYFPVPPVDSAQDIRSEMCLVMEQMGLVVEAHHHEVATAGQNEVATRFNTMTKKADEIQIYKYVVHNVAHRFGKTATFMPKPMFGDNGSGMHCHMSLAKNGANLFSGDKYAGLSEQALYYIGGVIKHAKAINALANPTTNSYKRLVPGYEAPVMLAYSARNRSASIRIPVVASPKARRIEVRFPDPAANPYLCFAALLMAGLDGIKNKIHPGEAMDKNLYDLPPEEAKEIPQVAGSLEEALNALDLDREFLKAGGVFTDEAIDAYIALRREEDDRVRMTPHPVEFELYYSV, encoded by the coding sequence ATGTCCGCTGAACACGTTTTGACGATGCTGAACGAACACGAAGTGAAGTTTGTCGATCTGCGCTTCACCGATACCAAAGGCAAAGAACAGCACGTCACGATTCCTGCTCATCAGGTAAATGCCGAATTCTTTGAAGAAGGCAAAATGTTTGATGGCTCCTCTATCGGCGGCTGGAAAGGCATTAACGAATCCGACATGGTGCTAATGCCGGATGCCTCCACTGCGGTTATCGACCCGTTCTTCGCCGACTCCACCCTGATTATCCGTTGCGATATCCTGGAACCTGGCACTCTGCAAGGTTATGACCGTGACCCTCGTTCCATCGCGAAACGTGCGGAAGATTACCTGCGCGCGACCGGTATCGCCGATACCGTCCTGTTTGGGCCGGAACCTGAATTCTTCCTGTTCGACGACATCCGCTTCGGCGCATCTATCTCCGGCTCACATGTTGCGATTGACGATATTGAAGGCGCGTGGAACTCCTCTACCAAGTACGAAGGCGGCAACAAAGGCCATCGTCCGGGCGTGAAAGGCGGTTATTTCCCGGTTCCGCCAGTCGACTCCGCGCAGGATATCCGTTCTGAAATGTGTCTGGTCATGGAGCAGATGGGCCTGGTCGTTGAAGCGCACCACCATGAAGTAGCGACCGCAGGTCAGAACGAAGTGGCGACCCGCTTTAACACCATGACCAAAAAAGCCGACGAAATTCAGATTTACAAATATGTCGTGCATAACGTGGCTCACCGCTTCGGTAAAACCGCGACCTTTATGCCAAAACCGATGTTCGGCGATAACGGTTCCGGTATGCACTGCCACATGTCGCTGGCGAAGAACGGCGCCAACCTGTTCTCTGGCGACAAATATGCTGGCCTGTCTGAACAAGCGTTGTACTACATCGGCGGCGTCATCAAACACGCCAAAGCCATCAACGCTCTGGCGAATCCGACCACCAACTCCTACAAACGCCTGGTCCCAGGTTATGAAGCGCCGGTGATGCTGGCCTACTCCGCCCGTAACCGTTCCGCCTCCATCCGTATTCCGGTGGTGGCGTCTCCGAAAGCGCGCCGTATCGAAGTTCGTTTCCCGGACCCGGCGGCTAACCCGTATCTGTGCTTTGCCGCCCTGCTGATGGCCGGTCTGGACGGGATTAAGAATAAGATTCACCCGGGGGAAGCCATGGACAAAAACCTGTATGACCTGCCGCCGGAAGAAGCGAAAGAGATCCCACAGGTGGCGGGTTCTCTGGAAGAAGCGCTGAACGCGCTGGATCTGGACCGCGAATTCCTGAAAGCAGGCGGCGTGTTTACTGATGAAGCGATCGATGCGTACATTGCGCTGCGTCGCGAAGAAGATGACCGCGTGCGCATGACCCCGCACCCGGTAGAGTTTGAGCTGTACTACAGCGTTTAA
- the glnL gene encoding Two-component system sensory histidine kinase: MASGIQPDAGQILNSLINSVLVVDDALAIHYANPAAQQLLAQSSRKLFGTPLPELLSYFSLNIDLMRETLAAGQGFTDNEVTLVIDSRSHILSLTAQRLPDDFILLEMAPMDNQRRLSQEQLQHAQQIAARDLVRGLAHEIKNPLGGLRGAAQLLSKALPDPALTEYTKVIIEQADRLRNLVDRLLGPQHPGMHITESIHKVAERVVALVSMELPDNVRLIRDYDPSLPELPHDPEQIEQVLLNIVRNALQALGSEGGEIILRTRTAFQLTLHGERYRLAARIDVEDNGPGIPPHLQDTLFYPMVSGREGGTGLGLSIARNLINQHAGKIEFTSWPGHTEFSVYLPIRK, encoded by the coding sequence ATGGCAAGCGGCATACAGCCCGATGCTGGGCAGATCCTCAATTCGTTAATTAACAGCGTGCTGGTGGTCGACGACGCGCTGGCAATCCATTACGCCAACCCTGCCGCGCAGCAGTTGCTCGCGCAAAGCTCACGCAAACTGTTTGGAACGCCGTTACCCGAACTGTTGAGCTATTTTTCGTTAAACATTGACCTGATGCGCGAAACTTTAGCGGCAGGACAAGGCTTTACCGATAACGAAGTGACGTTGGTGATTGATAGTCGCTCGCATATTCTCTCTTTGACCGCCCAACGTCTGCCCGACGATTTTATACTGCTCGAAATGGCGCCGATGGATAACCAGCGCCGTCTGAGTCAGGAACAGTTGCAGCACGCGCAGCAAATCGCCGCCCGCGATCTGGTGCGCGGTCTGGCGCACGAAATCAAAAATCCGCTCGGCGGCCTGCGCGGCGCGGCGCAGTTACTCAGCAAGGCGCTGCCCGACCCGGCGCTAACGGAATATACCAAAGTCATCATTGAGCAGGCCGACAGGCTACGCAACCTTGTCGATCGTTTGCTGGGGCCGCAGCATCCGGGAATGCACATTACCGAGAGCATACATAAAGTCGCGGAGCGCGTGGTCGCGCTGGTGTCGATGGAACTGCCGGATAATGTCCGGCTTATCCGCGATTACGACCCCAGTCTGCCGGAACTGCCGCACGACCCGGAACAAATTGAGCAAGTGCTGCTGAACATCGTGCGCAATGCCCTACAGGCGCTAGGATCGGAGGGCGGGGAAATTATTCTACGTACCCGTACAGCGTTCCAGCTCACGTTACATGGCGAGCGTTACCGTCTGGCGGCACGTATAGACGTTGAAGACAATGGGCCGGGCATTCCTCCCCATTTACAAGATACGCTGTTCTACCCGATGGTCAGCGGCCGTGAAGGCGGCACCGGGCTTGGGTTATCCATCGCCCGCAATCTTATCAATCAACATGCCGGCAAAATTGAATTTACCAGTTGGCCGGGGCATACCGAGTTTTCGGTTTACCTGCCGATTCGGAAATAG
- the glnG gene encoding nitrogen regulation protein NR(I) has protein sequence MQRGIVWVVDDDSSIRWVLERALAGAGLTCTTFENGNEVLAALTSKTPDVLLSDIRMPGMDGLALLKQIKQRHPMLPVIIMTAHSDLDAAVSAYQQGAFDYLPKPFDIDEAVALVERAISHYQEQQQPRNIEVNGPTTDMIGEAPAMQDVFRIIGRLSRSSISVLINGESGTGKELVAHALHRHSPRAKAPFIALNMAAIPKDLIESELFGHEKGAFTGANTIRQGRFEQADGGTLFLDEIGDMPLDVQTRLLRVLADGQFYRVGGYAPVKVDVRIIAATHQNLELRVQEGKFREDLFHRLNVIRIHLPPLRERREDIPRLARHFLQVAARELGVEAKLLHPKTEAALTRLTWPGNVRQLENTCRWLTVMAAGQEVLIQDLPGELFEASAPDSPSHLPPDSWATLLAQWADRALRSGHQNLLSEAQPELERTLLTTALRHTQGHKQEAARLLGWGRNTLTRKLKELGME, from the coding sequence ATGCAACGAGGAATAGTCTGGGTCGTCGATGATGATAGTTCCATCCGTTGGGTGCTTGAACGTGCTCTCGCCGGGGCAGGATTGACCTGTACCACCTTTGAGAATGGTAATGAAGTACTGGCTGCGCTGACCAGTAAAACGCCGGACGTCTTGCTGTCGGATATCCGAATGCCGGGAATGGACGGGCTGGCGCTATTAAAGCAGATTAAACAACGTCACCCGATGCTTCCGGTCATCATTATGACCGCACATTCCGATTTAGATGCCGCCGTGAGCGCCTATCAGCAGGGGGCGTTTGATTATCTGCCTAAACCGTTTGATATTGATGAAGCCGTCGCTCTGGTCGAGCGCGCGATTAGCCACTATCAGGAGCAGCAGCAGCCGCGTAATATTGAGGTTAACGGCCCGACAACGGACATGATAGGCGAAGCGCCCGCCATGCAGGATGTGTTTCGCATTATTGGTCGGCTGTCGCGTTCTTCGATTAGCGTGCTGATTAACGGTGAATCAGGGACCGGTAAAGAACTGGTCGCCCATGCGCTACATCGCCATAGCCCACGCGCCAAAGCGCCGTTTATCGCGCTCAATATGGCGGCTATCCCGAAAGATTTGATCGAATCCGAACTGTTTGGTCATGAGAAAGGCGCTTTTACCGGGGCGAATACCATTCGGCAGGGCCGTTTCGAGCAGGCTGACGGCGGTACGCTGTTTCTGGACGAAATTGGCGATATGCCGCTGGATGTCCAGACTCGTCTGTTACGCGTGCTGGCTGACGGACAGTTCTACCGCGTAGGCGGATACGCGCCGGTAAAAGTGGATGTGCGTATTATCGCCGCTACCCACCAGAATCTCGAACTACGCGTTCAGGAAGGAAAATTCCGCGAAGACCTGTTCCACCGCCTGAATGTGATTCGTATCCATCTCCCGCCGCTGCGCGAGCGCCGGGAAGATATTCCGCGCCTGGCGCGCCATTTTTTGCAGGTCGCCGCGCGTGAATTAGGCGTGGAAGCCAAATTACTACATCCGAAAACCGAAGCAGCGTTAACGCGCCTGACATGGCCTGGTAACGTGCGTCAGTTAGAAAATACCTGCCGCTGGCTCACCGTCATGGCCGCCGGGCAGGAGGTCTTGATCCAGGATTTGCCGGGTGAACTGTTTGAAGCCTCAGCACCGGATAGCCCGTCTCATCTGCCACCAGATAGCTGGGCCACATTACTGGCGCAATGGGCGGACCGCGCCTTACGATCCGGTCATCAAAATCTGCTTTCTGAAGCGCAGCCAGAACTGGAAAGAACATTACTGACCACGGCGTTACGCCATACGCAGGGCCATAAACAGGAAGCCGCCAGGCTGCTAGGTTGGGGGCGAAATACCCTAACGCGGAAGTTGAAAGAGCTGGGAATGGAGTAA
- the yshB gene encoding Uncharacterised protein, with the protein MLESIINLVSSGAVDSHTPQTAVAAVLCAALVGLFN; encoded by the coding sequence ATGTTAGAATCTATTATTAATCTGGTATCGAGTGGGGCGGTCGACAGCCACACGCCACAAACCGCGGTTGCCGCGGTACTGTGTGCAGCACTGGTGGGACTGTTCAACTAG
- the hemN gene encoding Oxygen-independent coproporphyrinogen-III oxidase, producing the protein MSEQQIDWDQALIQKYNYSGPRYTSYPTALEFSEDFEDAAFLQAVSRYPERPLSLYVHIPFCHKLCYFCGCNKIVTRQQHKADQYLDALEQEIRHRAPLFAGRQVSQLHWGGGTPTYLNKAQISRLMTLLRENFHFNTDAEISIEIDPREIELDVLDHLRAEGFNRLSMGVQDFNKEVQRLVNREQDEEFIFALLNHARDIGFTSTNIDLIYGLPKQTPESFAFTLQRVTELNPDRLSVFNYAHLPTLFAAQRKIKDADLPSAQQKLDILQETIVSLTQAGYQFIGMDHFARPDDELAVAQREGVLHRNFQGYTTQGDTDLLGMGVSAISMIGDSYMQNQKALKRYYQQVDERGNALWRGITLTRDDCIRRDIIKALICNFRLDFRAVEQQWDVHFAEYFAEDLQLLSPLAKDGLVDVNDKGIQVTAKGRLLIRNICMCFDAYLRQKARMQQFSRVI; encoded by the coding sequence ATGTCTGAACAGCAAATAGACTGGGATCAGGCCCTGATCCAGAAATATAACTATTCCGGGCCACGATATACCTCGTACCCAACCGCGCTGGAGTTTTCTGAAGACTTCGAGGACGCCGCATTCTTGCAGGCTGTGTCGCGTTATCCTGAACGTCCGCTCTCGCTGTATGTGCATATCCCGTTTTGTCACAAGTTGTGCTATTTCTGCGGCTGCAACAAGATTGTCACCCGCCAACAGCATAAAGCTGACCAGTATCTTGATGCGCTTGAGCAAGAAATCCGCCATCGCGCGCCGCTATTTGCAGGCCGTCAGGTTAGCCAGCTTCACTGGGGCGGTGGTACGCCAACTTACCTGAATAAAGCGCAAATCAGCCGTTTAATGACGCTGTTGCGTGAAAATTTCCACTTTAATACCGACGCAGAAATCTCGATCGAAATTGATCCCCGTGAAATTGAGCTGGATGTGCTCGATCATTTACGCGCGGAAGGTTTTAACCGTCTGAGTATGGGCGTGCAGGACTTTAATAAAGAGGTTCAGCGTCTGGTTAACCGCGAACAGGATGAAGAATTCATCTTTGCGCTGCTTAATCACGCCCGTGATATCGGCTTTACCTCGACCAATATCGATTTGATCTACGGTTTACCGAAGCAGACGCCGGAAAGCTTTGCTTTCACACTGCAACGTGTGACGGAACTGAACCCCGACCGTTTGAGCGTTTTTAACTACGCGCATCTGCCAACGCTTTTTGCCGCCCAGCGTAAAATTAAAGATGCTGATTTACCCAGCGCGCAGCAGAAACTGGATATTTTGCAGGAGACGATCGTATCGCTTACTCAGGCCGGTTATCAGTTTATCGGGATGGACCATTTTGCCCGTCCGGACGACGAGCTGGCCGTCGCGCAGCGCGAAGGCGTGCTGCACCGTAATTTTCAGGGCTATACCACCCAGGGCGATACCGATCTGCTGGGGATGGGGGTTTCCGCCATCAGCATGATTGGCGATAGCTACATGCAGAATCAGAAAGCGCTGAAGCGTTATTACCAGCAAGTGGATGAGCGGGGCAATGCGCTATGGCGTGGTATTACGCTGACCCGTGATGATTGCATTCGTCGCGATATTATCAAAGCGCTGATCTGCAACTTCCGCCTGGATTTTAGGGCCGTCGAACAGCAATGGGATGTGCATTTCGCTGAGTACTTTGCCGAAGATTTACAATTACTGTCGCCGCTGGCGAAAGACGGGCTGGTAGATGTCAATGATAAAGGGATTCAGGTGACGGCGAAAGGTCGTCTACTGATCCGCAACATCTGTATGTGCTTTGATGCATATCTGCGCCAGAAAGCGCGGATGCAGCAGTTTTCGCGGGTGATATAG
- the yihI gene encoding GTPase activator: MKKPTSAPRSKAFGKQRRKTREELNQEARDRKRLKKHRGHAPGSRAAGGNSASGGGNQNQQKDPRIGSKTPVPLGVTEKVTQQHKPKSEKPMLSPQAELDLLETDERLDALLERLEAGETLSAEDQAWVDAKLDRIDELMQKLGLSYDDDEEDDEEDEKQEDMMRLLRGGN, translated from the coding sequence ATGAAAAAACCAACCTCTGCACCGCGCAGTAAAGCCTTTGGCAAACAGCGCCGTAAAACGCGTGAAGAGTTAAACCAGGAGGCGCGCGACCGTAAGCGCCTGAAAAAACATCGCGGTCATGCGCCGGGAAGTCGCGCGGCGGGCGGCAATTCCGCTTCGGGCGGCGGCAATCAGAATCAACAAAAAGATCCACGTATTGGCAGTAAAACACCTGTTCCATTGGGCGTGACTGAAAAAGTGACCCAACAGCATAAACCGAAAAGTGAGAAACCTATGCTTTCACCACAGGCGGAGTTGGATTTACTGGAAACGGATGAGCGCCTGGATGCGCTGTTAGAACGTCTGGAAGCGGGCGAAACCCTGAGTGCGGAAGATCAAGCCTGGGTAGATGCCAAACTGGATCGTATTGATGAACTGATGCAGAAGCTTGGTCTGTCTTACGATGACGACGAAGAAGACGACGAAGAGGACGAAAAGCAGGAAGATATGATGCGCCTGCTAAGAGGCGGCAACTAA
- the engB gene encoding ATP/GTP-binding protein: MTNLNYQQTHFVMSAPDIRHLPSDSGIEVAFAGRSNAGKSSALNTLTNQKSLARTSKTPGRTQLINLFEVVEGKRLVDLPGYGYAEVPEEMKRKWQRALGEYLEKRQSLQGLVVLMDIRHPLKDLDQQMIQWAVESNIQVLVLLTKADKLASGARKAQLNMVREAVLAFNGDVQVEAFSSLKKQGVDKLRQKLDSWFNELSPVEEAQDAE, from the coding sequence TTGACTAACCTGAATTATCAACAGACGCATTTTGTGATGAGTGCGCCTGATATTCGCCATTTACCTTCCGATTCTGGAATTGAAGTGGCTTTTGCTGGCCGTTCCAATGCAGGCAAATCCAGCGCCCTGAACACTCTGACGAACCAAAAGAGCCTGGCGCGTACCTCTAAAACGCCGGGCCGTACCCAACTGATTAACCTGTTTGAAGTGGTAGAGGGTAAACGGCTGGTTGACTTACCGGGTTATGGCTACGCGGAAGTCCCGGAAGAGATGAAACGTAAATGGCAACGCGCGTTGGGGGAATATCTGGAGAAACGTCAAAGCCTACAGGGCTTAGTCGTTTTAATGGATATCCGCCATCCGTTGAAAGATCTCGACCAGCAGATGATCCAGTGGGCTGTAGAGAGCAATATCCAGGTTCTGGTCCTACTGACCAAAGCGGACAAACTGGCCAGCGGCGCACGCAAGGCGCAGTTGAACATGGTACGTGAAGCCGTACTGGCTTTTAATGGCGATGTGCAGGTAGAAGCGTTTTCCTCGCTGAAAAAGCAGGGAGTGGATAAGTTACGTCAGAAGCTGGATAGCTGGTTTAACGAGTTATCGCCGGTAGAAGAGGCACAGGACGCCGAATAA